In Pseudonocardia sp. DSM 110487, the sequence GGCGCGCGACGGGATCATCACCGCGGTCTCCGCGCTGAACCCCGGAGACCTCGACGACGTGTGGCAGGGGTTCGCCAAGCGCGGCATGGGCGTCGGAGCCGTGTCACCCCCGCAGACCTCCACATCGCTCGCGGGTGTGGTCGAGAGCTTCACCACTCCCTAGCGTCGGAGGCCCGTCGTGAAGATCGTTCTGTTCGACCTGGGCAACACCCTCGAGGTCGCGGGCGTGCTCCGTCCCGCAGCCAGGGAGACCCTTGAAGCGGTCGCCGCCCTGCACGACGGTGCCGGGCGCGACGGTGACGGGCACGGTGCGCTGCTGGGGCTGGTGTCGGACTTCGACATGCCCGCCGATCCGGCCGACGTCCCCGCGATCCAGCAGCGCTACTACACGCTGCTCGACCAGCTCGGCATCCGTGACCTGTTCGAGCCCGTCGCACAGCGGGTGACCCTCTCCACCGAGGTCGGGCAGTTCAAACCCGCGGAAGCGGTGTTCCGCACGGCCGTGGCGAAGTCCGGCCCCACCATGGCCCTCGCCGACGCGCTGTTCGTCACGGAGAACCTCGCCCACGTGCTCGCGGCACGCCGGCTCGGGCTGAAGGCCGTGCACGTCGGGGTTCCGGGTGGGGCGGGCGGTGAGGTCGACACACTGCCCGAGCTCGTCCCGCTGGTGCGGGCGTTCCTCGATGCGGCGCCGCCCGACGAGGTCCACGTCAATCGGGCCACCGACCCGGCGGCCGTCGACGCCATCACCAGCGCTGCCGAGACCGCCGGTGCGACGTGGACGCGGCTCGGTGACGCGATCCTGGTCACCGGCGACAGCTCGGCGCTGCGCAGAGCCGCATCGACCCCGGGAGCCGAGCCCGAGGCGCGACCGGGCGTACGCAGGTCACACCTGCACCTGGTGACCCAGAACGGCCGGCAGTTCCAGCAGGAACACCCCGACGTCCCGGTCGTCGTCGACCGGGGCAGATACCTCGTCGTCGACCTCGCCCCCCGCGAGGCCCGGCAACCGGCGAGGGAGTACATGCCGTGCTACAGCGTCCGCGGCCTCCCGGAGAACACCGTCGTCTTCTCGCAGGTCACACCGGCCCTCACGCGACGGCCGGCCGCGGTGGCGGAGGCCGAGCGGGTCGAGGCCGTGTCCCGGATCGCGTTCGAGGCCGACCTGCGCAAGCTGGCGGGATTCCGGACCCGGCACTCGACGAGCGCCGAGTTCCTCAGCGCCGCCGAATGGGTGGAGAGCGAGCTGCACGGGCTCGGCTACCCGACGAGCGTCCAGCCGGTGCCGGTCCAGGGCGGTACGACGAGGAACGTGATCGCCGAGCGACCCGGCAGCGGTGCCGGCCGAGAGGTCGTCGTCGTCGCGGCCCACCTCGACTCCATCAACGTCCGGGACGGCGCGGCCGCTCCCGCGCCCGGCGCGGACGACAACGGTTCCGGCAGTGCCGGGCTGCTCGGGATCGCCAGGGCTCTGAGCGACCACACCGGCGCCCGCGACCTGCGGTTCATCCTCTTCGGCGGCGAGGAACAGGGCCTGTTCGGCAGCTTGCACTACGTCGCGGGGCTCGACGACGCCGAACGCGCCCGCATCCACTCGGTCCTCAACATGGACATGATCGCCGGCCGGAACACGCCGGCACCCACCGTGCTCCTCGAAGGATCGGCCGTATCGCGAAGCGTCATCGATTCGCTCGCGGCCGCGGCGCACAGCCACACCAGCCTGGCCGTTCAGACCAGCCTGATGCCGTTCAACAGCGATCACGTGCCCTTCATCGAGGTCGGTGTCCCCGCCGTGCTGACCATCGAGGGGGCGGACGGCGCCAACGACCGGATCCACACCGCGCGTGACACGCTCGACCACATCGACCACGACCTGGCGGTCGAGATCCTGCGGATGAACGTCGCCTACCTCGTGCAGGCGCTCGACCAGATCTAGTGCGGTGACCACTGACGTTCGCCGGTTCCTGACGCGCGCCTGGCCCCCGTACACACCTTCACGTCTTCACACACACGGTCGCGACAACGACCATCCGCACCCGATACCGGCAGGTCAGCGCGCTGATCAAGGGCTGATGGTCGCAATTAAAGATCATCTAGCGACCATTTCGCCTTGATCGCCGCATTGTCCCCAGGACGGCGGCTTGATCAGCAGTTCGGCGCGTTTCCGGGCAGTTTTTGCCCGTTCTCGCGCCGAAGCCTCGATCATGTCCGTCGGACCGCCTCCGGTGGCGCCGCGCGCCCCGAGGGGCAGGCCTTCGGCCTGCCCGCGCTGCATGCCCCAGGGGTCGCAGAGGCTCGCGGGTCAAGGGTCGCGCAGCGACGCCGTAGGCGCCCTTGACCTGGGAGGGGCGGCCCCGCACACTGCGCGGCGCCACCGGAGGCCCTGCAGCCTGGCGGCCTGATGAGGACCCGGCGCCACCGGAGGCCCTGACCGCACCCTTCATTGGGGATGCGCTGCCGGGCCGGGTACGACCGGGGTCACACGCGAATCGGGCGTGGCATACGCCTCAATCACGGCCTGACGGGATTCCGCCCCGTGGAGCAGTGGGTTGCACGTCGCGCACGGCCGCCCCGACGGCCCTGCCGACGGTCGGCGACGACGCTGACGTCGCCCACTGCCCAGGAGCAGCGCCGCTCCCCCGCGCCCCCGAAGCGCTCCCCGAAAGGCTCTCCCCTTGCGGCCTCCCCTGCCGCCGATGTTCCGCGCACTTCGTCACCGCAACTACCGCTTGTGGGCCGCGGCGGACCTCGTCTCCTCGACCGGCACCTGGATGCAGGTGCTCGGACTGAACTGGCTGGTCCTCGAGTCCACGGGCTCGCCGACCGCGGTCGGTCTCGCGATCCTCTTCCAGGCAGTGCCGATGCTGGTGCTCGGCCCGTGGTCGGGCGCACTGGCCGACCGGCTGCCGCTGCGCCCGCTGGTCCTCGCCACCCAGACCCTGCATCTGTTGCTGGCGGCGACGCTCGCCCTGATCGCCATGGCGGGCGCCTCGACGACCGCGATCTACGCCATCGCCGTGCTCACGGGTCTCGTCGCGGCGTTCGACGGGCCACCGATGGGCAGGCTCGCGGCCCAGGTCGTCGGCCGGGCCGACCTGGGCAACGCGCTCGCGCTCGGGAGCGTCGTCAACTCGGCAGGCCGGATCCTCGGCATGAGCCTCGGCGGCGCGCTCGCCGCGCTCGGCGGCGCGACGGTCCTCTTCGGTGTCAACGCGGTGAGCTTCCTCGCCGTGATCATCGCCGTGCTCGCCCTCCGGCCGGACACCCTGCACCCGATGGACGTCAGCCCGCCCGAGCGCAGCGGGATGCTGGCCGGGTTCCGCTACCTGCGGGGTGAGCGGCGGCTGCTGGTCCTGTTCGCGCTCGGCTTCGTCCTCTCGAGCGTCGGCCGCAACTACCAGGTGACGATGGCCGCGATGAGCAACGGCCCGTTGCATACCGGGGCGGCCGGGTTCGGACTGCTGTCCACCGTGTTCGCCGTGGGCACCGTCGGCGGCGGGCTGCTGGCCGCCCATTGGCGCGAGCTCGGCCTCCGCGTGCTGCTCGGCGCCGCCCTCGTCACGAGCGCGCTGCAGGTCGTCAGCGGGTTCGCCCCCGGTCTGCTGCTGTTCGCCCTCGTCATCCTGCCGATCGCGGCGGGTGCGGTGGTCATCGACACCGCGATGGGCACCCGGGTGCAGCTCGGCAGCGCCGACGACATGCGCGGCCGGGTGCTTGCGGTGCAGAGCAGCGTGTCCGCCGCCGCAGGCGCGCTCGGCGGCCCGCTGGTGGGCTGGCTGTCGGAGACCATGGGCCCCGCGTCGGCGCTCGAGGTGTCCGGGGTCGTCGCGCTGCTGGCCACGGTCGCGGCGACGGCGGTATTCGTCAGGATCCGTGGCGCGCGGCGACCGGCCTGGTCCGGTCCGATCACGCCGCGGAACACCGACGAGCCCGCGCCCGCGCTCACCTGAGGGGCGCGAGATGCCGGTCCCGGAAGTCAGTCTCCGAGGCGGTCCAGCAGCTGCTGGGCGGCGAGGGTGGGGGTGAGCTCGCCGCCGCGGACCGCCCGCTCGAGATCGGGGAGGGCCTCGCGGACGCCCGGGTCGGACTGGAGGCGGTCGAGCAGGCGGTCGCGGACCACCCGCCACATCCACTCGACCTGCTGGTCGGCGCGGCGGCCCTCCAGCTCGCCCGCGGCGTCGAGGGCGGCGCG encodes:
- a CDS encoding MFS transporter encodes the protein MFRALRHRNYRLWAAADLVSSTGTWMQVLGLNWLVLESTGSPTAVGLAILFQAVPMLVLGPWSGALADRLPLRPLVLATQTLHLLLAATLALIAMAGASTTAIYAIAVLTGLVAAFDGPPMGRLAAQVVGRADLGNALALGSVVNSAGRILGMSLGGALAALGGATVLFGVNAVSFLAVIIAVLALRPDTLHPMDVSPPERSGMLAGFRYLRGERRLLVLFALGFVLSSVGRNYQVTMAAMSNGPLHTGAAGFGLLSTVFAVGTVGGGLLAAHWRELGLRVLLGAALVTSALQVVSGFAPGLLLFALVILPIAAGAVVIDTAMGTRVQLGSADDMRGRVLAVQSSVSAAAGALGGPLVGWLSETMGPASALEVSGVVALLATVAATAVFVRIRGARRPAWSGPITPRNTDEPAPALT
- a CDS encoding M28 family peptidase; protein product: MKIVLFDLGNTLEVAGVLRPAARETLEAVAALHDGAGRDGDGHGALLGLVSDFDMPADPADVPAIQQRYYTLLDQLGIRDLFEPVAQRVTLSTEVGQFKPAEAVFRTAVAKSGPTMALADALFVTENLAHVLAARRLGLKAVHVGVPGGAGGEVDTLPELVPLVRAFLDAAPPDEVHVNRATDPAAVDAITSAAETAGATWTRLGDAILVTGDSSALRRAASTPGAEPEARPGVRRSHLHLVTQNGRQFQQEHPDVPVVVDRGRYLVVDLAPREARQPAREYMPCYSVRGLPENTVVFSQVTPALTRRPAAVAEAERVEAVSRIAFEADLRKLAGFRTRHSTSAEFLSAAEWVESELHGLGYPTSVQPVPVQGGTTRNVIAERPGSGAGREVVVVAAHLDSINVRDGAAAPAPGADDNGSGSAGLLGIARALSDHTGARDLRFILFGGEEQGLFGSLHYVAGLDDAERARIHSVLNMDMIAGRNTPAPTVLLEGSAVSRSVIDSLAAAAHSHTSLAVQTSLMPFNSDHVPFIEVGVPAVLTIEGADGANDRIHTARDTLDHIDHDLAVEILRMNVAYLVQALDQI